A part of Olleya sp. Bg11-27 genomic DNA contains:
- the dnaB gene encoding replicative DNA helicase → MKQPNQVKGYQVDRSTIINLEKGKIPPQALDLEEVVLGAMMIDKKGVDEVIDILSADAFYKEAHQHIFEAIFMLFQESQPIDLLTVSTQLKTNSTLDLAGGDFYLISLTQKVSSSAHIEFHARIILQKFIQRSLIKISSEIIEEAYDETQDVFDLLDKAESRLYEVTQGNIKKSSETAQDLVIQAKKKIEEISKKEGMSGVPSGFNKLDKLTSGWQESDLIIIAARPGMGKTAFTLTMARNVAVNSNIPVAFFSLEMASVQLITRLISSETGLSSEKLRTGKLEKHEWEQLNVKVKALEKAPLFIDDTPSLSIFDLRAKARRLASQHGIRMIMIDYLQLMTAAGSGGNREQEISTISRNLKALAKELSLPVIALSQLSRAVETRGGSKRPLLSDLRESGAIEQDADIVSFIYRPEYYKIDEWDDEERSPTEGQGEFIVAKHRNGGLESIRLKFIGHLGKFDNLDDFDTPFGQEFHSKMNAAANDNTFAPDNFPSANDAFGAPEEDNDVPF, encoded by the coding sequence ATGAAGCAACCCAATCAAGTAAAAGGCTATCAAGTTGATAGAAGTACCATAATTAACCTTGAAAAAGGGAAGATTCCACCTCAGGCTTTGGACTTAGAGGAGGTAGTACTTGGTGCCATGATGATTGATAAAAAAGGGGTGGATGAAGTTATTGATATTTTAAGCGCTGATGCTTTTTATAAAGAAGCACATCAACACATATTTGAAGCGATCTTTATGTTGTTTCAAGAGAGCCAACCTATTGACTTATTAACAGTTTCGACACAATTAAAGACAAATTCGACTTTAGATTTAGCTGGTGGAGATTTTTATTTGATTTCCTTAACGCAGAAAGTATCGTCTTCTGCCCATATCGAGTTTCATGCCCGTATTATTTTACAGAAATTTATACAACGTAGTTTAATTAAGATTTCTTCAGAGATTATTGAAGAAGCTTATGACGAGACTCAGGATGTTTTCGATTTATTAGATAAAGCAGAATCTAGGCTTTACGAAGTAACGCAAGGAAACATTAAAAAATCAAGTGAAACAGCGCAAGATCTTGTAATACAAGCCAAAAAGAAAATTGAAGAAATCTCTAAAAAAGAGGGGATGAGTGGGGTGCCTTCTGGTTTTAATAAACTGGACAAACTGACGTCTGGATGGCAAGAAAGTGATTTAATTATTATTGCAGCACGTCCGGGTATGGGTAAAACGGCCTTTACTTTGACTATGGCACGAAACGTTGCTGTAAATTCAAATATACCAGTAGCCTTTTTCTCTTTAGAGATGGCATCTGTACAGTTAATTACACGTTTAATTTCTAGTGAGACTGGATTGTCTTCAGAAAAACTGAGAACAGGAAAATTAGAGAAGCACGAGTGGGAACAACTTAATGTAAAAGTAAAAGCGTTAGAGAAAGCGCCACTTTTTATTGATGATACACCTTCACTTTCTATTTTTGATTTACGTGCAAAAGCACGTCGTTTAGCATCGCAACACGGTATAAGAATGATCATGATTGATTATTTACAGTTAATGACAGCTGCCGGATCAGGTGGTAACCGTGAACAAGAAATATCGACTATTTCTCGTAACTTAAAAGCATTGGCTAAAGAATTAAGTTTACCTGTAATTGCATTATCACAACTATCGCGTGCTGTAGAAACGCGTGGTGGAAGTAAACGTCCTTTACTATCCGATTTACGTGAATCTGGAGCGATTGAGCAAGATGCCGATATTGTAAGTTTTATTTATAGACCAGAATATTATAAAATCGACGAATGGGATGATGAAGAACGTTCTCCGACTGAAGGTCAAGGTGAGTTTATAGTAGCAAAACACCGTAATGGTGGTTTAGAAAGTATTAGACTTAAGTTTATCGGTCATTTAGGTAAGTTTGATAACTTAGATGATTTTGATACACCTTTTGGTCAAGAATTCCATAGTAAAATGAATGCTGCTGCAAATGATAATACATTTGCTCCAGATAATTTCCCTTCTGCTAATGATGCTTTTGGAGCACCAGAAGAAGATAATGATGTACCTTTTTAA
- a CDS encoding AI-2E family transporter, producing MDKIKTTNYLLLIIVIPIIFYLLKVLSFIFVPLVFSMFIALLFLPLMRFLRKRKLPKAVSVFVVLLVIALGVKAGVELVKLSSKEIIASDSQFFHKAEDKINVLIDNTEAFFGVDKVEGSRSLTRLLNKDALLGNLSPTLSFISKFLTALLMTTFFVVLWLAESINVEQVINKTILKKKHTSIKTFMKIEKDLIKFIKVKFLVSFLTGIGTGLACYVFDVSFPIFWGLFAFIINFVQMVGSFITVILLSIFAFVEIENMSVLLFFTLSITGVQVLFGAILEPVFMGKSFSINIIAVLVMLMFWGFIWGIPGLIMAIPITVFLKIILEQFPKTKIISDLLSGSTS from the coding sequence ATGGATAAAATCAAAACGACTAACTATTTACTTTTAATAATTGTAATACCAATTATTTTTTATTTACTAAAAGTGTTGTCTTTTATTTTCGTACCGTTAGTATTCTCAATGTTTATTGCATTGCTATTTTTACCATTAATGCGTTTTTTACGTAAACGTAAACTTCCAAAAGCAGTTAGTGTTTTTGTGGTCTTACTTGTTATCGCTTTGGGTGTTAAAGCCGGGGTAGAGTTGGTTAAATTATCTAGTAAAGAAATTATAGCATCAGATTCTCAATTTTTCCATAAAGCTGAAGATAAAATCAACGTATTAATTGATAATACGGAAGCGTTCTTTGGAGTAGATAAGGTAGAAGGTAGTAGATCTTTAACTAGGCTTCTAAATAAAGATGCGTTATTAGGTAACTTGTCTCCAACACTTAGTTTTATTAGTAAATTTTTGACGGCTTTATTAATGACAACCTTCTTTGTGGTCCTTTGGTTGGCAGAATCTATTAATGTGGAACAGGTAATTAATAAAACTATTTTAAAGAAAAAACATACCTCTATCAAAACGTTTATGAAGATAGAGAAAGACTTAATCAAATTTATTAAAGTTAAGTTTTTGGTTAGTTTCTTAACAGGAATTGGGACAGGATTAGCGTGTTATGTTTTTGATGTTAGTTTCCCTATTTTCTGGGGATTATTTGCTTTCATTATAAACTTTGTACAAATGGTTGGGTCTTTTATTACAGTTATATTGTTATCAATTTTTGCTTTTGTAGAAATTGAAAATATGAGTGTCTTATTGTTTTTTACCTTGTCAATAACAGGGGTTCAAGTATTATTTGGTGCTATTTTAGAACCTGTTTTTATGGGAAAATCTTTTTCTATAAATATTATTGCAGTATTAGTAATGTTAATGTTCTGGGGCTTTATTTGGGGTATTCCAGGGTTGATTATGGCTATTCCAATAACAGTATTTCTTAAAATTATTTTAGAGCAGTTTCCAAAGACGAAAATTATATCAGATCTACTTTCTGGATCGACAAGTTAA
- a CDS encoding asparagine synthetase B, which yields MKKLTLFLFLFVFANQLFASYILIPMDAETQENHLKAYGITYWTLQKNVKVKWLLNYRGGSFLLPDSEDIQRECQIRGVTFEVISDSKTKAILKDIDSPGKNMESVVLEKAPKIAVYTPKGKLPWDDAVTMVLSYAEIPYETIYDEEVLKDELLLYDWLHLHHEDFTGQFGKFYARYRQAAWYIQEKQSAEALATKLGYSKVSEEKRDVALKIRDYVVGGGFMFAMCSATESFDIALSAAGIDICEPMFDGDGSDGNYQSKIEFSKTFAFKDYTLERSPQVYEFSSIDMTAKRKIPKETDYFSLMDFSAKWDPIPTMLCQNHTALVKGFMGQTTSFTREQVKSNVLVMGENKTNGEAKYIHGIKGKGFFTFYGGHDPEDYTHQVGDPKTELSLHPTSPGYRLILNNVLFPAAKKKKQKT from the coding sequence ATGAAAAAATTAACGCTATTTTTATTTCTGTTCGTGTTTGCAAATCAATTGTTTGCTTCATATATTCTTATTCCTATGGATGCAGAGACTCAGGAAAATCATTTAAAAGCCTATGGTATTACGTATTGGACTCTACAGAAAAATGTTAAAGTAAAATGGCTACTTAATTATCGAGGCGGTTCTTTTCTATTGCCGGATAGTGAAGATATACAAAGAGAATGCCAAATTCGAGGAGTAACTTTTGAAGTTATTTCTGATTCGAAAACTAAAGCTATTTTAAAAGATATAGATAGCCCAGGTAAAAATATGGAATCCGTTGTACTAGAAAAAGCACCTAAAATAGCGGTTTATACACCAAAAGGAAAATTGCCATGGGATGATGCGGTTACAATGGTATTAAGTTATGCTGAAATTCCTTACGAAACAATCTATGATGAAGAAGTCTTAAAAGATGAATTATTATTGTACGATTGGTTACACCTACATCACGAAGACTTTACGGGACAGTTTGGTAAATTTTATGCTAGATATAGACAGGCAGCATGGTATATCCAAGAAAAGCAATCTGCAGAAGCATTGGCTACTAAGTTGGGGTATTCTAAAGTGTCGGAAGAAAAAAGAGATGTAGCTCTCAAAATAAGAGATTATGTTGTCGGTGGAGGATTTATGTTTGCTATGTGTAGTGCGACAGAAAGTTTTGATATTGCATTGTCTGCAGCAGGAATTGATATATGCGAACCGATGTTTGATGGAGATGGTAGTGATGGTAATTATCAGTCTAAAATAGAGTTTTCAAAAACATTTGCGTTTAAAGATTATACGTTGGAGCGTAGTCCCCAGGTTTATGAATTTTCAAGTATAGACATGACAGCTAAACGGAAAATACCCAAGGAAACGGATTATTTTTCACTTATGGATTTTTCCGCTAAATGGGATCCAATCCCAACGATGTTATGTCAAAACCATACAGCTTTAGTAAAAGGGTTTATGGGACAAACAACTTCTTTTACTAGAGAACAAGTTAAATCGAACGTGTTGGTCATGGGAGAAAATAAAACTAACGGAGAAGCTAAGTATATTCACGGTATCAAAGGGAAAGGTTTTTTTACTTTTTATGGTGGTCACGATCCAGAAGATTATACACACCAGGTCGGTGATCCAAAAACAGAATTATCTTTACATCCAACATCACCAGGTTATAGACTTATTTTAAACAATGTCTTATTTCCTGCAGCTAAAAAGAAAAAGCAGAAGACATAA
- a CDS encoding EF-hand domain-containing protein: MSTKTDILKKIEILITTHFETPKKAFDFFDDNGDQKLSKSEIKNLLQEAEISGFIRGIISSKLIEGYDKDGDQLISWSEFKVAIDEISQ; encoded by the coding sequence ATGTCAACAAAAACGGATATCCTAAAAAAAATAGAAATTCTAATTACAACACATTTTGAGACCCCAAAAAAAGCATTCGATTTCTTTGATGACAATGGTGATCAAAAATTATCTAAATCAGAAATTAAAAACCTTTTACAAGAAGCGGAGATTAGTGGTTTTATACGGGGTATAATTTCTTCCAAGTTAATAGAAGGTTATGATAAAGATGGTGATCAGTTAATTAGTTGGTCTGAGTTTAAAGTGGCAATTGATGAAATCTCTCAATAA
- a CDS encoding adenylate/guanylate cyclase domain-containing protein — MKNLLIQFLRLLVATIIFWSIAFCVFIMIRYFQIGVEGGKAFEVGKDIPGLDTDGVPITQWLEFGVFSGIVVGCIYAVVEFLFEKLRLNKLSTGLVLVEKSLIYLVMLILSTNFIITLIEEQIDRNLPNEQGWWIQNKVFWLVVGYFVICSLIFSFLKIAKDNFGRGVFFNQLIGKYKKPREERRIFMFLDLQSSTTIAEQLGHFKYSELIQQCFYDLNYVLPNYNAEIYQYVGDEAVISWPFDKGIKDNNCVELFFKFQDRLLKKEKTYIKKFGILPKFKAGLHGGKLIVTEVGTIKKEIAYHGDVINTAARIQGECNAYNQTLLISQTLLDKLKLHKYKLESIGDIALKGKESEVKLVSINKNS, encoded by the coding sequence TTGAAAAATTTATTAATCCAGTTTTTAAGATTATTAGTCGCTACCATTATTTTTTGGTCTATAGCTTTTTGCGTATTTATAATGATACGGTACTTTCAAATAGGAGTAGAGGGAGGAAAGGCATTTGAAGTAGGAAAGGATATTCCTGGTTTGGATACAGATGGAGTACCAATAACCCAATGGTTGGAGTTTGGTGTGTTTTCCGGAATTGTAGTAGGCTGTATTTATGCTGTAGTAGAGTTTCTTTTCGAAAAATTGCGATTAAATAAACTCTCGACAGGATTGGTTTTGGTAGAAAAATCCCTGATTTATCTAGTAATGCTAATTCTTTCAACTAATTTTATTATAACTTTAATTGAAGAGCAAATTGACAGAAATTTACCAAATGAACAAGGATGGTGGATTCAAAACAAAGTATTTTGGTTAGTTGTTGGTTATTTTGTGATCTGTTCATTAATTTTTTCATTCTTAAAAATTGCCAAAGATAATTTTGGTAGAGGTGTTTTCTTTAATCAATTGATAGGTAAATATAAAAAACCAAGGGAAGAAAGACGCATTTTTATGTTTCTGGATTTACAATCGTCGACGACTATTGCAGAACAATTAGGCCATTTTAAATATAGCGAGTTGATACAGCAATGTTTTTACGATCTTAACTATGTATTGCCTAATTATAATGCAGAGATTTATCAATATGTTGGTGATGAAGCAGTAATAAGTTGGCCTTTTGATAAAGGAATAAAGGATAATAATTGTGTAGAACTGTTCTTTAAGTTTCAAGATAGGTTACTTAAAAAAGAAAAAACATATATCAAAAAATTTGGCATTCTACCTAAATTTAAAGCTGGTCTACATGGCGGAAAGTTAATAGTCACAGAAGTAGGAACAATTAAAAAAGAGATTGCATACCATGGTGATGTTATAAATACAGCAGCACGAATTCAAGGGGAATGTAATGCTTACAACCAAACGCTTTTAATCTCTCAAACCTTGTTGGACAAATTAAAGTTACATAAATATAAACTAGAATCTATAGGGGACATTGCTTTAAAAGGTAAAGAATCTGAGGTGAAGTTAGTTTCTATTAATAAAAATAGCTAA
- a CDS encoding HAD family hydrolase: MNLSQVKLIVSDLDGTLLNSNHEVSSEFFKLFKILQSKNILFVAASGRPYYSMIDKLAPIKDDIIIVSENGGLAVKKDDLLISNTFKTENLSAISDIILNLKDTHPVFCTKDKAYVIGKSKKLMSLLSEYYSNYDIIETIADIKEDIYKIALYHEESSEKYIYPSVKHLESNFKVKVSANHWVDISENIANKGYAIKHIQELHNITEAETMVFGDYNNDIEMLQLAHFSYAMDNAHPHVKAVANFTTKTNDENGVEFIIKQLIDSLD; this comes from the coding sequence ATGAATTTAAGTCAAGTCAAATTAATAGTTTCCGATCTAGATGGGACGTTACTGAACTCTAATCACGAAGTTAGTTCCGAATTCTTCAAACTTTTTAAGATATTACAATCGAAAAACATTCTATTTGTTGCCGCTAGTGGGCGTCCATATTATAGTATGATTGACAAATTAGCTCCGATAAAAGACGACATTATTATAGTCTCTGAAAATGGTGGATTGGCTGTAAAAAAAGATGACTTGCTTATTTCTAATACATTTAAAACTGAAAATTTAAGTGCTATATCTGATATAATACTTAATTTAAAAGATACTCATCCCGTTTTTTGTACAAAAGATAAGGCCTACGTTATCGGTAAATCTAAAAAATTAATGTCTCTTTTAAGTGAATACTATTCCAATTACGACATTATAGAAACTATAGCAGACATTAAAGAAGACATTTATAAGATTGCATTATACCATGAGGAAAGTTCTGAAAAGTATATATATCCTTCTGTAAAGCATCTAGAATCTAATTTTAAAGTAAAAGTATCTGCAAACCACTGGGTGGATATATCAGAAAATATTGCGAACAAAGGTTACGCAATAAAACACATACAAGAACTTCACAACATTACCGAAGCAGAAACTATGGTTTTTGGTGACTATAATAATGACATAGAAATGCTCCAGTTAGCTCATTTTAGTTATGCTATGGACAACGCTCATCCCCATGTAAAAGCTGTCGCTAATTTTACTACTAAAACGAATGATGAGAATGGCGTCGAATTTATTATAAAACAATTAATTGACAGTTTGGATTAG
- the rplT gene encoding 50S ribosomal protein L20 → MPRSVNSVAKRARRKKVLKQAKGYFGRRKNVWTVAKNAVDKAMQYAYRDRRNKKRTFRALWITRINAGARLHGMTYSQFMGKVKANNIELNRKVLADLAMNNPDAFEAIVNKVK, encoded by the coding sequence ATGCCTAGATCAGTAAATTCTGTTGCCAAAAGAGCCAGAAGAAAAAAGGTGCTTAAACAAGCAAAAGGTTACTTTGGACGTCGTAAAAACGTTTGGACAGTAGCAAAAAATGCGGTTGACAAAGCTATGCAATATGCATACAGAGACCGTAGAAATAAAAAGAGAACTTTCCGTGCATTATGGATCACGCGTATTAACGCTGGAGCTAGATTACATGGAATGACTTACTCACAATTTATGGGAAAAGTAAAAGCTAACAATATCGAATTAAACCGTAAGGTTTTAGCTGATTTAGCAATGAACAATCCAGATGCTTTTGAAGCAATTGTGAACAAAGTAAAATAA
- the rpmI gene encoding 50S ribosomal protein L35 has product MPKMKTKSSAKKRFKLTGTGKIKRKHAFKSHILTKKSKKRKLKLTHDGLVHKADENNIKVMMRLK; this is encoded by the coding sequence ATGCCTAAAATGAAAACAAAATCTAGTGCTAAAAAGCGTTTCAAGCTTACTGGTACTGGTAAAATTAAAAGAAAGCACGCTTTTAAGAGTCACATCTTAACAAAGAAGTCTAAAAAGCGTAAGCTTAAGTTAACTCATGACGGTTTAGTACATAAAGCGGATGAGAACAACATTAAAGTAATGATGCGTTTAAAGTAA
- the infC gene encoding translation initiation factor IF-3, whose translation MKEDQHNINGKVRAEKVRLVGENVEVGIYTTKEAREFAREQELDLVEISPKADPPVCKIMDYKKFLYEQKKREKALKSKATKVVIKEIRFGPQTDDHDYEFKKKHAEKFLKEGAKLKAFVFFKGRSIVFKEQGQILLLRLAQDLEEIGKVEQMPRLEGKRMTMFIAPKK comes from the coding sequence ATTAAGGAAGATCAGCACAACATTAACGGTAAGGTTAGAGCAGAGAAAGTGCGTCTAGTTGGAGAGAATGTTGAAGTAGGAATCTATACCACTAAAGAGGCAAGAGAATTTGCAAGAGAGCAAGAACTTGACTTGGTAGAAATTTCGCCAAAAGCAGATCCGCCTGTATGTAAAATAATGGATTACAAGAAGTTTCTTTATGAACAGAAGAAGCGGGAAAAAGCATTAAAATCCAAGGCTACTAAAGTTGTAATTAAAGAAATTCGGTTTGGACCACAAACAGATGATCATGATTACGAGTTTAAGAAGAAACACGCCGAAAAATTCTTAAAAGAAGGTGCAAAGCTAAAAGCCTTTGTTTTCTTTAAGGGACGATCGATTGTGTTTAAAGAGCAAGGACAAATATTATTATTACGTTTAGCCCAAGATTTAGAAGAAATTGGTAAAGTAGAACAAATGCCAAGACTTGAGGGAAAACGTATGACTATGTTTATTGCTCCAAAGAAGTAA
- the thrS gene encoding threonine--tRNA ligase encodes MIKITLPDGSVKSFEKDSTPMDVAKSISEGLARNIISASFNGTTVETSTQLTTDGSLILYSWKNDEGKKAFWHSSAHVLAQAIEELYPKSKLTIGPAIDNGFYYDVDFGDETITDKDFKTIENKMLEIARGKHEFAMRSVTKADALSLYKDNEYKTELIENLEDGTITFCDHATFTDLCRGGHIPNTGIIKAVKILSVAGAYWRGDENKPQLTRVYGTSFPKQKELTEYLHLLEEAKKRDHRKLGKELELFTFSQKVGAGLPLWLPKGAALRERLEDFLKAAQKKAGYEMVITPHIGQKELYVTSGHYEKYGADSFQPITTPKEGEEFLLKPMNCPHHCEIYNSMQWSYKDLPKRFAEFGTVYRYEQSGELHGLTRVRGFTQDDAHIFCTPDQLDQEFKNVIDLVLYVFGSLGFENFTAQVSLRDPEKPEKYIGSLENWEKAEQAIINAAKDKNLNYVIETGEAAFYGPKLDFMVKDALGRQWQLGTIQVDYNLPERFELSYKGSDNETHRPVMIHRAPFGSMERFIAILLEHTGGNFPLWLMPNQVSILTLSEKYEKYGENVLTLLENHEIRATLDNRSETIGKKIREAEMSKTPYMIIIGEQEESENKISVRQHGGEDLGTISVDTFAEIVKTEINKTKRQF; translated from the coding sequence ATGATAAAAATTACTTTACCTGATGGTAGTGTGAAATCTTTTGAAAAAGATTCTACACCTATGGATGTCGCTAAGAGTATTAGTGAAGGATTGGCTAGAAATATAATTTCGGCAAGTTTTAATGGTACAACCGTTGAAACTTCAACACAGTTGACAACCGACGGGTCACTTATATTATATTCTTGGAAGAACGATGAAGGAAAAAAAGCGTTTTGGCACAGTTCTGCTCACGTTTTGGCTCAGGCTATTGAAGAGTTATATCCAAAAAGCAAATTAACTATTGGTCCTGCTATTGATAATGGGTTTTATTATGATGTCGATTTTGGTGACGAGACGATTACTGATAAAGACTTTAAGACTATTGAAAATAAAATGTTAGAGATTGCCAGAGGTAAACATGAGTTTGCTATGCGATCTGTAACTAAAGCTGATGCTTTGTCTTTATATAAGGACAATGAATATAAGACTGAATTAATTGAGAATCTTGAAGATGGGACTATCACTTTTTGTGACCATGCTACTTTTACTGATTTATGTCGTGGTGGACATATCCCAAATACAGGGATTATTAAAGCTGTAAAAATATTATCTGTTGCTGGTGCCTATTGGAGAGGTGATGAAAACAAACCGCAATTAACGCGTGTTTACGGAACGTCTTTCCCTAAACAAAAAGAATTAACTGAATATTTACATCTTTTAGAGGAAGCAAAAAAACGTGATCATAGAAAATTAGGAAAAGAGCTTGAGCTTTTTACTTTTTCTCAAAAAGTTGGTGCTGGTTTACCGTTATGGTTACCTAAAGGTGCTGCTTTACGTGAGCGTTTAGAAGATTTTTTAAAGGCTGCGCAGAAAAAAGCTGGTTATGAAATGGTTATTACGCCACATATTGGTCAAAAGGAACTTTATGTTACTTCTGGACATTATGAGAAATATGGTGCTGATAGCTTCCAACCTATTACTACACCTAAAGAAGGTGAAGAGTTTTTACTAAAACCAATGAACTGCCCTCACCACTGTGAGATATACAACAGTATGCAATGGTCTTATAAAGATTTACCGAAACGTTTTGCTGAATTTGGTACTGTTTATAGATATGAACAAAGTGGAGAATTACATGGTTTAACTAGAGTTAGAGGTTTTACTCAAGATGATGCTCACATTTTTTGTACTCCAGATCAATTAGATCAAGAGTTTAAAAATGTTATTGATTTAGTATTATACGTATTTGGATCTTTAGGGTTTGAAAACTTTACTGCACAAGTCTCTTTACGTGATCCGGAAAAACCAGAGAAGTATATTGGAAGTTTAGAAAATTGGGAAAAAGCAGAGCAAGCAATAATAAACGCTGCCAAGGATAAAAACTTAAATTATGTTATAGAAACTGGCGAAGCTGCTTTTTACGGACCTAAATTAGACTTTATGGTAAAGGATGCTTTAGGAAGACAATGGCAATTAGGAACTATTCAGGTTGATTATAATTTACCTGAACGTTTTGAATTATCTTATAAAGGTAGTGATAATGAAACCCATAGACCGGTAATGATACACCGTGCTCCTTTTGGAAGTATGGAACGTTTTATTGCTATTTTATTAGAGCATACTGGTGGAAATTTCCCGCTTTGGTTAATGCCAAATCAAGTTTCTATATTAACTCTTAGTGAGAAATACGAGAAATACGGGGAAAATGTTTTAACTTTGCTAGAAAATCACGAGATTCGCGCAACTTTAGATAACAGAAGTGAAACCATAGGTAAGAAGATTAGAGAGGCTGAAATGAGTAAAACGCCTTATATGATTATCATTGGAGAGCAAGAAGAGAGTGAAAATAAGATATCTGTCAGACAACATGGCGGTGAAGATTTAGGCACGATTAGTGTAGATACCTTTGCAGAGATTGTTAAAACAGAGATAAATAAGACAAAAAGACAATTTTAA